The following proteins are encoded in a genomic region of Vulpes vulpes isolate BD-2025 chromosome X, VulVul3, whole genome shotgun sequence:
- the POU3F4 gene encoding POU domain, class 3, transcription factor 4: MATAASNPYSILSSSSLVHADSSGMQQGSPFRNPQKLLQSDYLQGVPSNGHPLGHHWVTSLGDGGPWSSTLTTNPLDQQDVKPGREDLQLGAIIHHRSPHVAHHSPHTNHPNAWGANPAPNPSITSSGQPLNVYSQPGFTVSGMLEHGGLTPPPGSASAQSLHPVLRDPPDHSDLGSHHCQDHSDEETPTSDELEQFAKQFKQRRIKLGFTQADVGLALGTLYGNVFSQTTICRFEALQLSFKNMCKLKPLLNKWLEEADSSTGSPTSIDKIAAQGRKRKKRTSIEVSVKGVLETHFLKCPKPAAQEISSLADSLQLEKEVVRVWFCNRRQKEKRMTPPGDQQPH, encoded by the coding sequence ATGGCCACAGCTGCCTCGAATCCCTACAGCATTCTCAGTTCTAGCTCCCTAGTCCATGCGGACTCCTCGGGTATGCAGCAGGGGAGTCCTTTCCGAAACCCTCAGAAACTTCTCCAAAGTGATTACTTGCAGGGAGTTCCTAGCAATGGGCATCCTCTCGGGCATCATTGGGTGACCAGTCTGGGCGATGGAGGCCCATGGTCCTCCACACTGACCACCAACCCTCTGGACCAGCAGGACGTGAAGCCCGGGCGCGAAGATCTACAGCTGGGTGCGATCATACATCACCGCTCACCGCACGTCGCTCACCACTCTCCGCACACTAACCACCCGAATGCCTGGGGGGCTAACCCAGCTCCGAACCCGTCCATCACGTCCAGCGGCCAACCCCTTAACGTGTACTCGCAGCCTGGCTTCACAGTGAGTGGCATGCTGGAGCACGGAGGGCTCACCCCACCACCAGGCTCTGCCTCTGCACAGAGCCTACACCCCGTGCTCCGGGATCCCCCAGACCACAGCGATCTAGGCTCGCACCACTGCCAGGACCACTCAGACGAGGAGACACCAACCTCGGATGAGTTGGAACAGTTCGCCAAACAGTTCAAACAAAGAAGAATCAAGTTGGGCTTCACGCAAGCCGACGTGGGGCTGGCGCTGGGCACACTGTATGGCAACGTGTTCTCACAGACCACTATCTGCAGGTTTGAGGCCTTGCAGCTGAGTTTCAAGAACATGTGCAAGCTGAAGCCGCTGTTGAACAAGTGGCTGGAAGAGGCCGATTCGTCCACGGGGAGCCCGACCAGCATTGACAAAATCGCCGCTCAGGGCCGTAAGCGCAAGAAGCGAACCTCCATCGAGGTGAGTGTCAAGGGCGTTCTGGAAACGCATTTCCTCAAGTGTCCCAAGCCTGCAGCGCAGGAGATTTCCTCGCTAGCAGACAGCCTTCAGTTGGAGAAAGAAGTGGTGCGTGTCTGGTTCTGTAAtcgaagacagaaagagaaaagaatgactCCACCAGGGGATCAGCAGCCACATTAG